A part of Marinomonas rhizomae genomic DNA contains:
- a CDS encoding ATP-binding protein — protein MNISNAFNQQEHDQTIIDCFLEMWRYSADLMFIMAVEKDGEFSLYDNNPASKTVMGLEKGAEIHRLNLRVQFGDEMAEQVFETYENVIKGRKPISIEQPGVCGDGSRIYFDTLFVPIFNSAGEPIFVCGVSRDITKIKDAENMALQANEKLLEYSAALESINQDLDRKVQERTKELEDAKRTVEDALDAKSSFVARMSHEIRTPINAVIGLSHLSLKTSLSHEQKDYINTILTSAESLLSLVNDVLDFSKIEAGKMGIEEVSFSPKVVVQHAINMNAIKAEEKKLTVTVDISPSLPHMLLGDPLRIQQILVNLVTNAVKFTERGGICVRLYTEEKAGCDVVLRCDVIDTGIGISKAYLGQLFQSFQQADDSVTRQFGGTGLGLTISRQLCELMGGDIWVNSELGQGSTFSFTLPLNVALELGISNENLQYSKEQIEKNEKIERTPDLSKYYVLLAEDNLINQKVVLGYLADTLINVDVVENGKEAISRLESKKYDLVLMDIQMPIMDGLTASRNIRQSSVYGDVPIIAMTAHVSEEAKKQSAKAGMNAHLDKPINKTGLYKILQKHLGKNNQYNPLEMNGILAHEQGSLLLEVLSKLSSIDMLDTSKAISSLDDKKSLYLDLVLSFYNRYRDFSFYELEADNLVGAIHSLKSNSAYIGAFELSSYCSKLEENINCSSPSIENISSLVEEVKTLVRKLEVILTSYSSLINASEVEINFEEGVLVDKLKTIVPLLEKSDFFVENHFSLLRKMVRGTKYALDIENLIYDVKNIEFEIAFAKASRLILELQGD, from the coding sequence ATGAACATCAGTAACGCTTTTAATCAACAAGAACATGACCAAACCATCATTGATTGTTTTCTCGAAATGTGGCGTTACTCCGCTGATTTAATGTTTATTATGGCGGTGGAAAAAGACGGTGAGTTTTCCTTATATGATAATAACCCAGCATCTAAGACTGTTATGGGGCTTGAAAAGGGCGCTGAAATTCACCGTCTTAATCTGAGGGTGCAGTTTGGCGATGAGATGGCAGAGCAGGTTTTCGAGACCTATGAAAACGTTATAAAAGGTCGTAAGCCGATCTCTATTGAACAGCCTGGTGTTTGTGGTGATGGCAGTCGTATCTATTTTGATACTTTGTTTGTGCCTATATTTAATTCTGCTGGAGAACCGATTTTTGTTTGTGGCGTAAGTCGTGATATCACTAAAATTAAAGACGCTGAAAATATGGCTTTGCAAGCCAATGAAAAGCTTCTTGAATACAGTGCCGCTTTAGAATCTATCAATCAAGATCTAGATCGTAAGGTCCAAGAACGAACGAAAGAACTAGAAGATGCTAAACGAACAGTAGAAGATGCTTTGGACGCTAAATCTTCATTTGTGGCTCGTATGAGCCATGAAATACGTACCCCAATTAATGCTGTCATTGGATTAAGCCACCTAAGTTTAAAAACGTCATTAAGTCATGAGCAAAAAGACTATATCAATACTATTTTAACGTCTGCGGAAAGCCTACTTAGCCTCGTTAATGATGTATTGGATTTTTCGAAGATTGAAGCAGGAAAAATGGGCATAGAAGAGGTGTCTTTTTCCCCCAAAGTGGTTGTTCAACACGCCATTAATATGAATGCTATCAAAGCAGAAGAAAAAAAATTGACGGTGACGGTCGATATTTCTCCTTCCTTACCACATATGCTTTTAGGAGACCCTCTGCGTATACAGCAAATATTGGTTAATCTGGTAACCAATGCTGTCAAATTTACCGAGCGCGGTGGGATTTGTGTTCGTCTGTATACAGAAGAAAAGGCTGGCTGCGATGTCGTGCTTAGGTGTGATGTTATTGATACTGGAATAGGTATATCAAAGGCGTATTTAGGCCAGCTATTTCAATCTTTTCAGCAGGCCGATGACAGTGTGACTCGCCAGTTCGGAGGAACTGGATTAGGTCTAACGATATCTCGTCAGTTATGTGAACTGATGGGCGGAGATATTTGGGTGAATAGTGAGCTAGGGCAAGGTTCTACCTTTAGTTTTACTCTTCCTCTAAATGTTGCATTGGAACTTGGTATTTCAAATGAAAACTTACAATATAGTAAAGAGCAAATAGAAAAAAATGAAAAGATTGAACGTACTCCTGATTTATCAAAATATTACGTGCTGTTGGCAGAAGATAATCTGATTAATCAAAAGGTTGTTTTAGGGTATTTAGCGGATACTTTGATCAATGTTGATGTTGTTGAAAACGGTAAAGAAGCGATAAGTCGATTAGAAAGTAAAAAGTACGACTTGGTTTTGATGGATATTCAAATGCCAATAATGGATGGATTAACGGCTTCACGAAATATCAGGCAGTCTTCTGTTTATGGCGATGTCCCAATTATTGCCATGACGGCACATGTCTCTGAAGAGGCAAAAAAGCAGTCTGCAAAAGCTGGAATGAATGCACATTTAGATAAGCCAATAAATAAAACCGGTTTATACAAAATTTTACAAAAACACCTAGGCAAGAATAATCAATATAATCCCTTAGAAATGAATGGGATCTTAGCTCACGAGCAAGGTTCATTACTTTTAGAGGTGTTGTCTAAGTTGTCTTCAATAGATATGTTAGATACGAGTAAGGCGATCTCGAGTTTAGATGATAAAAAGAGTCTTTATCTTGATTTGGTATTGTCTTTTTATAATCGCTATAGGGACTTTTCTTTTTACGAATTGGAGGCGGACAATCTAGTCGGAGCCATTCATTCATTAAAGTCTAATTCTGCTTATATAGGTGCTTTTGAGCTATCAAGTTATTGTTCAAAATTAGAAGAGAATATTAATTGTAGTTCTCCTAGTATTGAAAATATTAGTTCACTAGTAGAAGAAGTGAAGACTCTCGTTAGAAAATTAGAAGTAATTTTAACCTCTTATTCCTCATTAATTAATGCAAGTGAAGTGGAAATTAATTTTGAAGAAGGAGTTCTCGTTGATAAATTAAAAACGATTGTCCCTTTGTTAGAAAAATCAGATTTTTTTGTAGAAAATCATTTCAGCTTGCTACGTAAAATGGTTAGAGGAACCAAGTATGCTCTAGATATTGAAAACTTAATTTATGATGTGAAAAACATTGAGTTTGAGATTGCTTTTGCTAAAGCATCTCGGCTTATTTTAGAGCTTCAAGGCGATTAG
- a CDS encoding GGDEF domain-containing response regulator, with translation MTEVQRVLVIDDEKINLKIISDMLSDDVIVMLAKSGEQGVRKAIEYQPDLILLDVMMPEMDGFETMSRLRHDVRTSAIPVIFITALNDSSNEEKALLMGANDYIQKPLHTNIVLARVRLHLQLVKQRKMLEKLANIDPLTSLANRRKYQEVIQQEWQNAIENQSCISLLVIDIDNFKQYNDCYGHATGDKVLQQVASVLANQVLDQGLVARYGGEEFVILLPDHSKEESLDVAKRCMQGVEALNLAYSHEDFNGRVTVSVGGTTQLPSENCHSEDFFNAADDMLGLAKKSGKNKILWSLPSNLNEVVE, from the coding sequence ATGACAGAAGTACAACGTGTTTTAGTCATTGATGACGAAAAAATAAACCTGAAAATAATCAGCGATATGCTGAGTGATGATGTCATCGTCATGCTTGCGAAAAGCGGTGAGCAGGGTGTTAGAAAAGCCATAGAGTACCAGCCAGATCTGATTTTACTTGATGTCATGATGCCTGAAATGGATGGCTTTGAAACCATGAGTCGCCTTCGCCATGATGTACGAACCAGTGCTATCCCCGTCATCTTCATTACGGCTTTAAATGACTCAAGCAATGAAGAAAAAGCCTTGTTAATGGGCGCCAATGACTACATCCAGAAACCACTACATACCAATATTGTACTGGCTCGAGTGCGCCTTCATTTACAGCTTGTGAAACAGCGTAAGATGCTGGAAAAACTCGCGAATATTGATCCATTAACATCACTGGCTAATCGTCGTAAATACCAGGAAGTCATTCAACAAGAATGGCAAAACGCTATTGAGAATCAATCATGTATATCTTTATTGGTCATCGATATCGATAATTTCAAACAATATAATGACTGTTACGGACATGCCACAGGCGACAAGGTACTTCAGCAAGTCGCTTCAGTGCTGGCTAACCAAGTTTTAGATCAAGGACTGGTGGCAAGATATGGCGGTGAAGAGTTCGTAATCTTGCTACCTGACCATTCAAAAGAAGAGTCACTTGATGTTGCTAAGCGATGTATGCAGGGCGTCGAGGCTTTAAATTTAGCTTACAGCCATGAAGACTTTAACGGTAGAGTAACGGTCAGTGTGGGTGGCACTACTCAATTACCCAGTGAAAACTGCCATAGTGAAGACTTTTTTAATGCGGCTGATGATATGCTTGGATTGGCTAAAAAAAGCGGTAAAAATAAAATATTATGGAGTTTACCGAGTAACCTAAATGAAGTTGTTGAGTGA
- a CDS encoding avidin/streptavidin family protein gives MSLILNGTWENSYGSTMTLEVNNDGFILGEYGSHTGSTGTYIVVGYCRQINPVQDASQPLVLSIYWRSTGDEEPDDGSHWVSTYCGQLDFNGQMTVMNSLVTTTQYQGFEPGDYIDKLIFTKRSSSSSTFAVDKVKSITQQKVEVANPINGIWQDSEQKIQLTVSLQNQRYGFVEGWLSYSNERVKICGFTDTLPRQNNNTLQSVSLSGYMMVHGQPISLVGRISQDTRALVLSRWLANSTTTDDSFFQASSMNWRLSKQP, from the coding sequence ATGTCTTTAATTTTAAACGGTACTTGGGAAAATAGTTATGGATCCACTATGACATTAGAGGTGAATAACGACGGCTTTATTTTAGGGGAATATGGTTCACATACAGGATCAACTGGGACCTATATCGTTGTTGGCTATTGTCGACAGATCAATCCAGTTCAAGATGCTTCGCAACCATTAGTGCTGTCTATTTATTGGCGTTCAACTGGTGATGAAGAGCCCGATGATGGTTCACATTGGGTATCGACTTACTGTGGCCAGCTAGACTTCAATGGTCAAATGACAGTGATGAATTCCTTGGTTACGACAACTCAATACCAAGGTTTTGAACCTGGTGATTACATAGATAAGCTGATTTTCACTAAGCGGTCTTCTTCCTCCTCTACATTTGCTGTCGATAAGGTGAAAAGCATTACACAGCAAAAAGTCGAGGTGGCGAATCCTATTAATGGGATTTGGCAGGATTCAGAACAAAAAATCCAGTTAACTGTGTCCTTGCAGAATCAGCGATATGGCTTTGTTGAAGGCTGGCTAAGTTATAGCAATGAGCGAGTTAAAATTTGTGGCTTCACTGATACTTTGCCTAGGCAGAATAACAATACATTACAAAGTGTCAGTTTAAGTGGATATATGATGGTTCATGGTCAACCTATTTCACTTGTTGGCCGTATTAGTCAAGATACTCGTGCTCTAGTGCTATCTAGGTGGCTTGCTAATTCTACCACCACAGATGATTCTTTTTTTCAGGCGAGCTCGATGAATTGGCGACTATCCAAACAGCCCTAG